The following are from one region of the Magallana gigas chromosome 6, xbMagGiga1.1, whole genome shotgun sequence genome:
- the LOC105349061 gene encoding universal stress protein YxiE isoform X2: protein MADSVNKRKIMIAMDGSEYSEGALKSNWMPVDPTMVHMAYKEEEEKAKVAIKKLDAILMDAGVQGNVVRAHGIPGEQIIQKSEELGVTMIIIASRGLGKIRRTILGSVSDYVVHHSSVPVIVCRH from the exons ATGGCGGATTCAGTAAATAAACGAAAAATAATGATTGCTATGGATGGCAGTGAATATTCAGAAGGGGCGTTGAAAT CTAACTGGATGCCAGTTGATCCCACCATGGTTCACATGGCTtataaagaagaagaagagaaaGCTAAAGTCGCCATTAAAAAACTAGATGCAATCCTCATGGATGCCGGG GTCCAAGGAAACGTTGTACGAGCCCACGGTATTCCCGGAGAGCAAATCATCCAAAAGTCGGAAGAATTAGGGGTCACCATGATAATCATTGCCTCACGAGGTCTCGGGAAAATCCGACGGACTATCTTAGGGAGTGTGAGCGATTACGTTGTCCACCATTCGTCCGTCCCAGTCATTGTATGTCGCCATTGA
- the LOC105349060 gene encoding stress response protein NhaX, protein MKVLLAYDGSKIAKDALEWYLQNLHRDDNRLYIAHVVDSRYGFENKDPVVPGDQHFFVLVHNEKEDKAKTLSAEMETFLKDNKISGEFNILYGDAGEEIVKRASEVDACLVVTGTRGMGVIRRTVLGSVSQYVLFKCTCSNLH, encoded by the exons ATGAAAGTTCTCCTGGCATATGATGGCAGCAAAATCGCCAAGGACGCTTTGGAAT GGTACCTACAGAACCTTCACAGAGACGACAACAGACTATACATAGCACACGTCGTTGACAGTCGGTACGGGTTTGAAAACAAAG ACCCTGTAGTACCCGGAGATCAACACTTCTTTGTTTTGGTCCACAATGAGAAAGAAGACAAAGCAAAGACGCTCTCTGCTGAAATGGAGACCTTTTTAAAAGACAATAAA ATAAGCGGAGAATTTAACATATTATATGGTGATGCTGGAGAGGAAATTGTGAAAAGAGCCTCCGAGGTCGACGCATGCCTCGTGGTCACTGGCACCAGGGGAATGGGCGTCATCAGACGGACAGTGTTGGGAAGCGTCAGCCAGTATGTTCTATTCAAATGTACCTGTAGCAATCTACACTGA
- the LOC105349059 gene encoding stress response protein NhaX — protein sequence MKVVIAIDGSKFSKEALQWYLKNIHKTDNKVILVHVTDHLHNFAYNTSIIPGDPELIQLAYQEEEHKAKAIMDEMNDFISKNQVDGEVVRVFGHPGHQIVKKAHDVEADLVLTGSRGLGTIRRTVLGSVSDYVIHHSNVPVIVCQHQ from the exons atgaaggtTGTTATAGCCATCGACGGAAGCAAGTTTTCTAAGGAAGCTTTGCAAT GGTACTTGAAAAATATACACAAGACAGACAACAAAGTGATATTAGTCCATGTCACGGATCATCTTCATAACTTTGCCTACAACA CGTCAATAATACCAGGTGATCCCGAATTAATTCAATTAGCATACCAGGAAGAGGAGCATAAAGCCAAAGCAATAATGGATGAAATGAATGACTTTATCAGCAAAAATCAg GTTGATGGTGAGGTTGTGCGAGTGTTCGGTCATCCTGGACAtcaaatcgttaaaaaagctCACGACGTTGAGGCCGACTTAGTTTTGACCGGAAGTCGTGGCCTAGGAACCATCAGGCGTACTGTTTTAGGAAGTGTCAGTGATTACGTCATCCATCATTCCAACGTCCCAGTTATTGTTTGCCAACATCAGTAG
- the LOC105349061 gene encoding universal stress protein YxiE isoform X1: MADSVNKRKIMIAMDGSEYSEGALKWFAKNMYQKDRDEVIVLHVTDHRNSSSFGSNWMPVDPTMVHMAYKEEEEKAKVAIKKLDAILMDAGVQGNVVRAHGIPGEQIIQKSEELGVTMIIIASRGLGKIRRTILGSVSDYVVHHSSVPVIVCRH; this comes from the exons ATGGCGGATTCAGTAAATAAACGAAAAATAATGATTGCTATGGATGGCAGTGAATATTCAGAAGGGGCGTTGAAAT gGTTTGCGAAAAATATGTATCAAAAAGACCGTGATGAGGTCATTGTCCTCCACGTCACAGATCACAGAAATTCATCGTCATTCGGAT CTAACTGGATGCCAGTTGATCCCACCATGGTTCACATGGCTtataaagaagaagaagagaaaGCTAAAGTCGCCATTAAAAAACTAGATGCAATCCTCATGGATGCCGGG GTCCAAGGAAACGTTGTACGAGCCCACGGTATTCCCGGAGAGCAAATCATCCAAAAGTCGGAAGAATTAGGGGTCACCATGATAATCATTGCCTCACGAGGTCTCGGGAAAATCCGACGGACTATCTTAGGGAGTGTGAGCGATTACGTTGTCCACCATTCGTCCGTCCCAGTCATTGTATGTCGCCATTGA